From Roseateles sp. SL47:
CCACCACTGCCCGTCCGGGGTCTGGGCCAGTGCCACCAGTTGCTGGCTGGTGGCGAGCCGGATGCGAGTGGCCAGGCGGGCGCCGCCGGGCACGGGCGGCAGCCGGGCCTTGAGCACTTCCCGCTGCGGGTTGAGTTCATTCAAGAGCGCCAGCCCCTGAACAGGCCGGGCGATGGAAAGCGTGATGGGCACCGCATTGCCGTTCTCGATCAGCGGGGCCATCTCCAGCCGCACCTCACCCACACGCGGCGTCTGGCCCTGGGTGACGCCGAGGATGGCCAGCTCCAGCTCGGCGCGGCTGGCCCAGGCCGGCTTCGGCAGCAAGGCCGCGAGGGACAAAGCCTGAAGCACGATTCTCCGGGAGCACATCACTGCAAGGTCCGCAGATAGGCGACGATGTCTTCGATCTGCTGCGCGTCCAGCACGGGCTTGCCATCGAACTCCTTGGCCACGCGCTGGAGGCCGGCGTCGGGACCGGCGCGGTAGTAGGCGGGCATCACGGTCTGCGGGTTCAGCACCTGCGGTGCCACGAGCCGCAGGCGCAACTGTCCGGCGCTCAGCCGCTGGCCCACGCCCGCCAGGTCCGGCCCCAGGTTGCCCTGCTGCCGCTCCTCCGGGATGGGCGCTGCATGGCACAACAGGCACAGGCCCTGTGGCCGGCTGGCCACCAGCGCCCGGCCGCGAGTGGCATCACCGGTCAGGCCGCCCAGAGCTTGCGTAATGGCGTCGCCCTGCACCTGGAACGGCAACACCGCACTGGTGGCGAGCAGCAGGTCAAACAGCACCATGGCACAGGCACCTCACCCCGGCAGGTATCGGCGCTCAGGCCACTTTTGGCTTGAGCGTGTGCTTGGACAAGGGCAATTCGCGGATCCGCTGGCCGGTGGCCGCGAAGATGGCGTTGAGCACTGCCGGCGCCGCCACGGCAATCGTCGGTTCACCGACCCCGCCCCAGAAACCACCGGACGGCATCACGATGGCCTCCACCTGCGGCATGTGCTCCATCTTCACCACCGGATAGGTGTGGAAGTTGTCCTGCTGCACCCGTCCGTCCTTGAGTGTGATCTCACCAAACAGCGCTGCTGAGAGGCCATACACGAAGCTGCCCTCCACCTGTGCCTGGATCTGCTGCGGGTTCACCGCATGGCCGGGGTCGGTGGCGGCGATGATCTTGTGGATCTTCAGCGTGCCGCCCTTGGCGACGGACACTTCCGCACAAGCGGCGACATAGCTGCCAAAGCCCATGATCTGCGCCAGCCCGCGGTAATGCCCCTTCGGCGCGGGCTTGCCCCACCCGGCCTTGTCGGCCACCGCATTCAGCACCGCCAGATGCTTGGGCGACTGTGCCAGCAGTTCCCGACGCAGGGCCAGGGGGTCCTTGCCAGTGGCGTGGGCCACCTCGTCGATGAAGCTCTCCACGTAGATGGCGTTCTGGTTGAGGTTCACACCGCGCCAGAAACCCGGTGGCACCGGGGGATTGCGCATGGCGTGGTCGATGAGCAGGTGCGGGACCGCATACCCGAAGGCGCCCTCGGTGCCGCCCTGATTCAGACCCTGGAACACGACCGGGTCCACCCCGTTCTTGATGTTCTGCGGGAACAGAGCGGCCACGATGGACTGACCGGAGATCCGCATGTGCAGCGCCTGCAACTGGCCCTTGGCGTCCAGGCCGGCGGTGAGCTTGCACTGCGTGATCGGGTGATAGCGGCCATGCATCATGTCCTCTTCACGGCTCCAGATCAGCTTCACCGGCGTGCCGGGCAGGGCCCGTGCGATGGCGACGGCCTGGCGCACCCAGTCATGCACCGCGCCGCGCCGACCAAAGCCGCCGCCGAGATGGATCTTGTAGACCTCGCACTGGGCCGGCGGCAGACCCGCCGCTTCGGAAGCCGCAGCCAGCGCGGCTTCCCCGTTCTGGGTGGGCGTCCAGACCTCGCAACGCTCCGGCGTCCAGCGCGCAGTGGCGTTCATCGTCTCCATGGTGGCGTGGTTCTGATGCGGATAGCTGTAGACCGCTTCAATCTTGCGCGCGGCGCCCGCCAGCGCTGCCCCCACATCGCCCTGGCGCTGGCCGAGCGCCGCTTCCGGAGCGTCCAGCCCGGCCTTGAGCATGGCGGCCATCTGTTCGCTGTCCAGCTTGGCATTGGGGCCTTCGTCCCACACCACTGGGAGCACATCAAGCGCTGTCTTGGCCTGCCACCAGGTGTCGGCCACCACCGCAACGGCGGAATCGCCCACCGGCACCACCTTGCGAACGCCGGGCCGGGCTGCAATGGCTGCCGCATCAAAGCGCTTGAGCTTGCCGCCAAACACCGGGCAGTCCTTGATGGCCGCATTGAGCATGCCGGGCAGCTTCAGGTCCATGCCGTAGATCTGGCTGCCATCCAGCTTGCTGCGGGTGTCCAGGCGCTTGAAGGGCTTGCCGGCGATCTTCCAATCCTTGGGGTCCTTCAGCGTGATCTCGGCCGGCGGCTTTTGCGACACGGCCTTGGCGGCCAACTGGCCATAGCTGCTGACCCGGCCAGTGGCGGCATGGCGCACCTGGCCTTGGTTGCTCGTCAGTTCGCCCACCGGCACCTTCCAGTCCTCGGCGGCCGCCTGCAGCAGCATCCAGCGTGCGCTGGCGCCGCCTTTGCGCATGTAGTCGTGGGACTCGCGCACGCCGCGGCTGCCCCCGGTGGAGAAACTGCCCCAGGCCCGGTTGCGGGCCAGGTTCTGGCCGGGGGTGGGGTATTCGGTCTTGACCCGGGTCCAGTCGCAATCCAGTTCCTCGGCAACCAATTGCGCCAGGCCGGTCAGGGTGCCCTGGCCCATTTCGGAGCGGGCAATGCGGACGATCACCGTCTCATCCGGTTGAATGACCACCCAGGCATTGAGCTCTGGCGTGGCGCCGGAAGCGGAGCCCCCTGGTGCGGTAGTTGTGGCGGCATCAGCGGCCAGACCGGGCACGTGAAAGCCCAGCATGAAGCCACCGGCCACGGCCGACGATTGCAGAAAGAGCCGGCGGCCGGTGTCCAAGGGGGCGCTCATGCTTCGCTCCCGTTGGGGTCCAGCAGGCGGATGGCAATGGACTTGCGATTCACCTGGCCGGCCGCCAGGTGAATGGCCGCACGCACCCGGTTGTAGGTGCCACATCGACAGATGTTGGTGATGGCGCTGTCGATGTCGGCGTCGGAGGGTTTGGGCTTGTCCTTGAGCAGGGCCGCAGCGGCCATGATCATGCCGCTCTGGCAGAAGCCGCACTGCGGGACATCCAACGCGGCCCAGGCTTTCTGGACCGGATGGCTGGCATTGCTGGACAGGCCTTCAATGGTGGTGATGCGGTCGGTCGGCGCCACGCTGGAGAGCGGGCGCACACAACTGCGCACGGCCTCGCCATTGAGATGGACGGTGCACGCTCCGCATTGGGCCAGGCCGCAGCCGTATTTGGTGCCGGTCAGGCCCAGCTGCTCACGCAGCGCCCACAGCAGGGGGGTGTCGCCGTCGGCGTCCACCTGCACCGTTTTTCCGTTCACTTGCAACTGAGCCATGACGTCTCCAGGAATGCGGCGGGATGCCCGCAGGCGCCCGCCGAGCAGCGGGACAACACTGACTGTAGCGAGCCGACCCCGGGTTGGCGTGCGGGATTGTGCTGAGCCCCGACGGACCCCCGACTGCCCCCCGACGGACCCGCGCAGGCTTCCTGGAGACTGGGTGGGTCAGTGGCGCAGGCCCTTGTCTGCCATCTCTGCCATCTTTTCGGCCAACAGCGCTTCCTTGCGCTGCTGCAGACGTTCACCCATCTCCACCAGGTCCAGGCGGGACTTCTTCACCTTGGGGAACATCTCGTTCTGTTCTTCCTTGACGTGGTGCTTCACCCATTCACCCATCACGGTGATCTTGGCCTCGTAATCCTCGCCATCCGGCTCCACGCCTTCCACGGCGGTGATCAGGTCCTTCACGCTCTGGTGTTCCACACGGGCCTCGGGCACCATTTCCTTGTCCTTGAGGGCGGCCTGCACTTCGGGGTAGAGGATCTCTTCCTCGATCTGGGCGTGTACTGTCAGCTCCAGGCAGATCTGCGACACGATCTGCTTCTTCTTGGCCGCAGAGCGGGTCTTCTTGAATTGCTCGAACAGCTCGTTCACCTTCTTGTGATCGGCGCGCAGCAGAGTGATGGCATCCGGGGCCTTCTTCACGGCGGTGGCACGGCGTGGGGTGGCAGCCGTGCGGCGCGTGGAGGTTTTGCGGCTGGCTGTTGTGGCTTGCGTGGGCATGAGGGAACTCCTTGCGGATGTGCAGGGTTGCGATGCAAGCAACGGGCAAGCCCGATGCCCACGGAGAGAGCGCCGGTTCTGTCATTGTTGCCGCTTGCCTGACCGAATGCCTGGCGCCCTGCGGCAACGACCACGCCGCTACCACCATGCCGGCACCACCACGCCACCACCACCGCGCCCGGCTCCACCGTCCAGGAAGCGAATCCGGCGCAGTGTGGGTGACTGCAGGGGCAACCGCAGCCACAGCAGGGGACCAAGCGCCAGCACCAGGACCTGAAACACACGATGGCTTTCGTAGGCCGCCACGACGATGGTGGTGCGCAGCAGACCCAACAGAACGGAGGCGGCAAGTGGCCGCAGGCGGTGGGTGGCCACCGAGGCAGGATTCAGCATGGCGACGACAGGCGAGGCGCGGGGCAGTCCAGGTCAGACCGGCTCAGACCGGCTCAAGCAGGGCAAGCGTCACTTACCGGTGCCGATGGCCGGCCAGCAAGCGCGCTGATCCTAGACGGTGGTGGGGCGCCAACACGCAGTGATGTCGGAGCCCGGTCGACTCAACAACCTGTGGGTCGGACGCCTGTCTCAGCATTCCGGAGGCCCCAGCCAGGGCAGCGCACCGATGGGCTCCTGCGCCCAGGCTGGCGATAGTCGAGGCCTTCAACACGGGCCGTCGGTTTTTGGGGGGGAGCATCATGCGCAGGGACGACACCGAGGACTCCATCAGTTTCCGTGCCGGCAGCGCCATGGTGGCCTACTGGCAGAAGGTGGTGGGCATTGCCACCGGCCTGAGCGTGATTGCAGGTGTGGCCATGTCGGTGAGTCATCTCGCCGCACTGGCGGAAGACAGCAAGCGCGCCAGCACCAGCAATCGGCTGCAGGCGCTGCAGCAGATCCAGAGCATCCTTCGGGAGGATGAAGAGGTGCGCTCCAACGCACGTCACTTCATGCATGAGAGTGCTGCGCAGATCAAACCCCGCATGATGGACCTGATCCGCGATGCTGGCTCAGGGGAAGACTTCTACCTCAGCGCCGCGATGAAGGAATACGCCACGGTCCACCATCATTACGAGCAACTCGGCGCGCTGGTGAAGCTGGGCTATATCGACTTCCCGCTGGTGTTTGAGGTCATTCCCTTTCCTGACGAATACATGAAGACGGTGCGGCCCATCCGTGACGCCATTGCCACCCACTGGCGCGGCGTCGGCCAACGTCCGCTGCTGGGGTTTGGCTCCAACATTGATTTCCTGCAAGCCTGCTTTGAATACAGCCGCACGCACAGGGACCATGCAGCGGAATGTCCGGCTGAATCCATGTAACGAGAAGGGATCAGTCGTTGGTGTCCGGGACGTCCCAACCCGGGCCGTGCTCGCCCAGACGCCAGCCGGCTTCGGATCAGTCGCCCGGGCGCTGAACGTCCGGCAGCTCATTCAAAGGGAGCGGGCTCCACCTGCTACAGCTACGATCTGCCCCCACGTCTGGACGCAAGGCCGGGAGTGGGCGGTGGGAGCCTGGCTGCTATGGGTGGGACTGGGCGCGGTGAGATGGATCCAAAGAGGGAGGCGCAAGGTATGCGCGGGATGATTCGATGGTGGGTGGGGGCGGCGGTGCTGGCGCTGCAGGTCTCAGTGCAGGCGTCTCCCCTGCTGCAATGTGAGCTGGTGCAGGGGAGCAGTCAGCTTCAGCTGCAGGTGCGGCCGGTGACCGACCCCTATGGGGTGCCCCGTGTGCCAATGGGCCGATTCTTCTTCAAGCCTCTATGGGTGGACGACGGCACACAGCCGCCGTACGTCCGTCTCAGCACCTATGTGGGAGCCGATCTGATCCGACAGGACGCTCTGGCAGTGCCGGATTCCGCGACGGCGGAACCCACCACCGGGTGGCAGCGGGTGTATGCACCGGGCCTGGGCCAGGAACTGAGCTATCGCTGCTCATTCCAGCAAGCGTCAGCACCACGGTCGGCACCGGCAGGAGCTGGCCCGGTGCGTTTTGCCTTCGTCGGCGACATGCAACTGGATGACGGACCCGGTCGCGTCATCCGCCGTGGGAAGGATCCGTTTGCGCCGTTTGCCCCCTGGCTTGCGCAGGCTGACGTGCGGGTGGGGAATCTGGAGTGCGTGGTGGCGCGCGGCGGTCAGAAGGAGCCGTTCAAACCCTTCACCTTCCGGGCTCACCCCCGGGTGCTGCCGGTGCTGGCCCGGCATATGGACGTCGTGGCCCTGGCCAACAATCACTCCGGGGACTTCGGGCCTGCGGCCTTCAGTGAAATGCTGGGCCTGCTGCAGCGGCAAGGTGTGGCTTATTTCGGCGGCGGCAACAACCTGGCGCAGGCCCACACGCCGCTCATCATCGAGCGCAACGGGCTGCGCATTGCCCTGCTGGGCTATAACGAGTTCATGCCTCGCCGCTTCGAGGCAGATGTGGATCGCCCCGGAATTGCCTGGAGCGAGGACGAGCAGGTGTGGCTGGATATCCAGCGTGCCCGCCAGCAGGCCGATCTGGTGATTCCAATGATGCATTGGGGCCAGGAGCATGAACACCTGGCCAATGCCCGCCAGCGGGCGCTGGCGCATCTGATGATCGACGCAGGGGCGGATGCTGTCGTTGGCGGACACCCGCATGTGACCCAGGACCTGGAGATCTACCGAGGCCGCCCGATTGTCTACAGCCTCGGCAATTTCCTGTTCGACGGCTTCAGTGATGACGACAACAACACCGCCTGGCTGCTCGACCTTCAGCTGGACCACGAAGGGGTGACGCGCCTGCAGGTGGTCAGCGGCCATATCGACCGCGATGGTGTGCCGCATCCGCGGCCGCTCGTGGCGTCCCCCTGCTGGCGCAGAGGCGAGGCCAAGGTGTCGAGTTGCCGGCCGGAACGTGAAGAAGGGGGAAAGCAGTTGACCGAGAACCAGCAGGGCCCGCGACCCTGAGCAGCACCCGCCGGGCCGGCGAGGGGCGGCGCTTGTCCACGCCCTCGCCGGTGCGCGTCTCCGTCTTGTCAGTCGCGGCCGAAACCGGCGCGGAAAGGTGCTGCGGCGTCTTCGCGGGTGTTGATCTCCACCATCACGCCACCGGGTGCGCGGCAGAAGAAGCGGGAGCCTCGCTCATGCGAGATGAGGCCGGTGACCAGCTCAACGCCTGCCGCCTTGAAGCGGTGGTAGAGGGACTCCAGGGCGCTCAGTGACGGAAGCTCGAAGCCGATGTGGAAGTTGCCCGGCCATTGCACCGGCCGATCCGTGGCGTCTTCGATGACCACGTCGAAACCGTGGCCCTTCAGCACGCGGCTGCGGCCCATGGGCGTCGATTGCCATTCGAGATGACGTTCGAAGAAGCCAGCCGTGGCGGCAACGTCCCGGGAGGGAAAGCTGACGTGATTGAACTTCAGGGTATGCGAAAGCGTCTGCATGGTGATTCCAGTGGAGTCATGGAGCCACGCGCCGCCTGCATCAGGGAAGTGGGGGTGCGGAGAATCCAACAACGCACCTCGACCTCTCGCCGCAAAACGGGCGTGGTTCGAAAGTGCGTTGGTTGACGTAAACGCTTACGGCTGCTGGGAAGCAGCGTGCGGAGTATATGCAGAACGGGCGATGGGGGCGGAGCGCGGCCGCTTTACTCCTCGTGGTCGCCAAAGATCGGCATGAACGCCTCGACGAATTCCGGGGAGGCGCTGAGGGTTAGCGTGACGGTGATCCATCCCTCGCCCTCGCGCTGGATCAGCAATTCATCGTCCCAGGCATAGCCGTCCTCGACAGGCCCCTGCCGGCCCGCGAACTCCCGCCGGGCCCAGGCCAGGATCTGGTCCACCTCGGCCATCACGGCAGTATGCTGAGACTCGCGCGTGGAGGCCATGGCTTCGACGGTGAGAACGTCGTCCGAGCTGTCGGTGACGTCGATGGTGAGATAGCGGAGGGGGGAGGTCATACTGCGCCAATGCCCCAGAGCCGGTATGTCCAGAATGATGGCTCGGCCTTCACGCGTTTGAATAGCGCCGCTGGCGTGAAACCTGTGATCCTGCGCGCATGGCGAATCATGTGAGACTGGTCGGCGTAGCCGGCTGCTGCGGCGACGTCGGGCCAATCGATGTCTTCTTGGCCACCGTCCTGGGCCAAGGCTTCGAAGAAGGCACGCTCGGCGCGTCCCATTGCGAAGAGCTCTCGGTGGGGCAGTCCCAGCCACTGCTTGAAGCGACGCTCAAACTGGCGGGCGCTGCGCCCTTTGCCGCTCAACGCTGCACGGCGGGCGAGGTCCTCGCACCAGTCGTGGATGCGTTCTAGCCGAGTCACTGACTGGGTTTGCTCTACGCGCCACAGGGGACTGATGAATTGCTCGATGAGCGTCATCCGGGTGGGGTCATCTGGCGCCTGCAGCACCCGCTGCAGAAAGTCGTGCCACGAAGGTGGCAGCACCTCATGAGCATCCACCCACTGATCCAGCCACTGGCCGGCGTCCACGCCAGTCAGGCGCCGTAATGCCTCAGGCCTGAAGTTCAGCATCAGGCCGTGAGACGGCGGTGAGCACCAGGTGGTCACCGGGCGTCGTTGGGGGCCGTTAAAAGTGATGCGGGGAAGCGCGCGCCTGCGATGTGCGGAGGCCCGTTCGCCGCCGACATCGCACCACTCGCCTCGTCCTTGCATCCACCATGAAACCGTGCAGTAGGGCGATGCCGGGTAGTGGTTGTAGAAATCGGCCTCAGCCGCCAGTTGCGTCGCATCGCTGCGCCTGGACATCGCCGCCACCACGCAGCCAGAGAGTTCATAGGTGGGCAGCCACAGCTGGCCATCGCTGAGAGGAAGAGTGGTGGGGCTGATCTGCATATTGGCGGATGTTATGCCGAGCCTGGGCCCTATCGGGGGTGTCGGTTGCGTTCTATCCCGGATCAGTGCGGGCGGGCAGCATCCCGGTCATGACTTCCTCGATTCTGATCCCCGTTTGTGAAGACATCTGGCAGGTGCGGCAGGCGCTTGTGGTCAATGGTGTGCCGGCGCGCACGCGGATGACCGTGGTCCGGTTGGCGAGCGGCCAGCTCTGGGTGCACTCACCGGTGGCCCTTTGCGCCGATCTGATTGCACAGTTGCGGCAACTGGGTCCGGTGGTGGCGGTGGTGGCACCCAATTGTGCCCACCATCTGTTTGCAGGCTCTTTCATGGAGGCCTTTCCGCAAGCCAGCTTGTACCTGGCACCTGGACTGGCGCGCAAGCGGCCCGACTTGCTGGGTCATTCCCTGCCCGACGAGCCCGGCATCTGGCAGCCTGATCTGACCTACCACTTGTGGCGCGGCATGCCGCTGATCAACGAGACGGTCTGGTTCCACGCCCGCAGCGGAACACTCATCCTCACGGATGTGTGCCAGTGGTGGAGGGGCGATGCATTGCCCTGGCAGGCAGCACTTTGGGCGCGGCTGACGCGTGTGCGGAGCCGCATGGGAGTGCCACTGCATGTCCGTGCCATGGTGCGTGACGCCGAGGCGGCGGCCGCCAGCGCGCGGGACATCCTGAACTGGCCCATCCGGCGCATCAGCTTGGCGCACGACGCGGTTGTCGAAGTGCAGGCCCACGAGCAGCTGACTCTGGCACTCGCCCCACTGCTTCGGTGAAGGCGATGAGTGATGAGCTTTTGCCGGCCACCACCCGCTTCATCCGGTCCGGTTCTGCCCCTCTCTCGTCCGAACGGCCGCTACCGGGCGGGAAGTGGCTCTGTGACCACAGGACTCCGACAGGCAGCAGTGGCTGCAAAGAGGCCTCCCGCGCGTAGGAGTTCTGCAGGGGCCTCACCCATCCGGCTGTGCTGGGCCCAGGATTCAAGGCTTGTGGCAATGCCCACGAGTTCTTCGGCTTGGCGGATGGGTTGTCGTCGAGGGCCATTGTTCTCGGCAGTTCGTACGGCAGGACCATCAGTCAAAGCGTCTGACCCAGCTGAGGGTCTCTTCTCGTTTGTTGAGGTCCTTCGGGACGCGGAACAGTCCTTCGTCGTAATCCTCGAATCGGACAGGTCGGGTGAAACGTGCCGCGAGTCGGTATTCCGCGGGAATGTCGTTGGCATGCGTATCCCCCAGGCGCGGCGTCGGCCCGGCCTGGATCACGACGCCGCCGTCGTATGAGTGCAGCGTGCATGCAGGCTCCAGGGCCTGTCGCATCGTTGCTAGACCACCCAACTGCGCCACGAGGTCGTCGCCCAATGCGGTCAGCCAACTGACCGACTTGATTCGGTCATGCACGTCCCCGACTTCCCGCGTAAAACCGACTGTGCTCGGAAAATCGAAGCCCGGAAATCGGGTCATGAGCTGTAAGGCATAGACACTGTTCTGCTCCATGCCAGGGCAGACAATCAGCGAGAAACCCGCGGAGCCATGGAGTGGCCTAAAGCGCTGGCACCAGACCAAGAATCGCTCACGAAGTACCGAAATATGCAAGTCTTCTATAGGCGAAGCCAATGGCATGTACGCCTGGACAAACGAAGGCCGTGCATCCCCACTCCGACTGACCAGCAGTTTTGCCTGATAAGGAGGCACGTCGTCGTTCTGAAGCCCGATATCTACATCACCAAAAAGTCCGCCTGAGTACCCAGTCTCCGGTGCTTGACGGGCGATGTCCTCTTCGATCGCAGTACGTGGGTCGCCTTTGAATCGCTTCGCTCGCTTGGTGTCGCGCCGCAGGAACTCATTGACCTGCTGGGGAAACGTTGACCAGAAGTCATGCAGGAACTCCGCTGCTTGCTCCCGCAACAGCTTCCGATCGATGTCCGGCAGATAGAGTTCCGCGCCTAGTCCGAACTTGGCCGCCGGACCGCCGTTGGGATTTGCGTAGGGCAGATGAATGCGGTCTAGAACAGCCGCGCCGCCGTTCGCCGCCACCAATTCGGCAATGGTGTCTGTGGTCGCCATGTAGAGGATCAAGTCGGCTGCGTGTGCTCAGGGAACCGGGATGAGACCCGTGTGATCACGGTTGTCGGCGCTACCGAGGCGCTGCGAAATCGCGAGCTCAGGCGCTGCGAAATCGCGAGCTCATCTTGGGAAGGGTTCATCTCTACCGCCCACACAGACGGCAACTTCATCAGTCAAAGCGCCTGATCCATTTGAGGGTCTCTTCTCGTTTGTTGAGG
This genomic window contains:
- a CDS encoding thiosulfate oxidation carrier protein SoxY, whose protein sequence is MLQALSLAALLPKPAWASRAELELAILGVTQGQTPRVGEVRLEMAPLIENGNAVPITLSIARPVQGLALLNELNPQREVLKARLPPVPGGARLATRIRLATSQQLVALAQTPDGQWWSHRVDVIVTLAACIEGG
- the soxX gene encoding sulfur oxidation c-type cytochrome SoxX, producing the protein MVLFDLLLATSAVLPFQVQGDAITQALGGLTGDATRGRALVASRPQGLCLLCHAAPIPEERQQGNLGPDLAGVGQRLSAGQLRLRLVAPQVLNPQTVMPAYYRAGPDAGLQRVAKEFDGKPVLDAQQIEDIVAYLRTLQ
- a CDS encoding xanthine dehydrogenase family protein molybdopterin-binding subunit; this encodes MSAPLDTGRRLFLQSSAVAGGFMLGFHVPGLAADAATTTAPGGSASGATPELNAWVVIQPDETVIVRIARSEMGQGTLTGLAQLVAEELDCDWTRVKTEYPTPGQNLARNRAWGSFSTGGSRGVRESHDYMRKGGASARWMLLQAAAEDWKVPVGELTSNQGQVRHAATGRVSSYGQLAAKAVSQKPPAEITLKDPKDWKIAGKPFKRLDTRSKLDGSQIYGMDLKLPGMLNAAIKDCPVFGGKLKRFDAAAIAARPGVRKVVPVGDSAVAVVADTWWQAKTALDVLPVVWDEGPNAKLDSEQMAAMLKAGLDAPEAALGQRQGDVGAALAGAARKIEAVYSYPHQNHATMETMNATARWTPERCEVWTPTQNGEAALAAASEAAGLPPAQCEVYKIHLGGGFGRRGAVHDWVRQAVAIARALPGTPVKLIWSREEDMMHGRYHPITQCKLTAGLDAKGQLQALHMRISGQSIVAALFPQNIKNGVDPVVFQGLNQGGTEGAFGYAVPHLLIDHAMRNPPVPPGFWRGVNLNQNAIYVESFIDEVAHATGKDPLALRRELLAQSPKHLAVLNAVADKAGWGKPAPKGHYRGLAQIMGFGSYVAACAEVSVAKGGTLKIHKIIAATDPGHAVNPQQIQAQVEGSFVYGLSAALFGEITLKDGRVQQDNFHTYPVVKMEHMPQVEAIVMPSGGFWGGVGEPTIAVAAPAVLNAIFAATGQRIRELPLSKHTLKPKVA
- a CDS encoding (2Fe-2S)-binding protein, yielding MAQLQVNGKTVQVDADGDTPLLWALREQLGLTGTKYGCGLAQCGACTVHLNGEAVRSCVRPLSSVAPTDRITTIEGLSSNASHPVQKAWAALDVPQCGFCQSGMIMAAAALLKDKPKPSDADIDSAITNICRCGTYNRVRAAIHLAAGQVNRKSIAIRLLDPNGSEA
- a CDS encoding hemerythrin domain-containing protein, which codes for MPTQATTASRKTSTRRTAATPRRATAVKKAPDAITLLRADHKKVNELFEQFKKTRSAAKKKQIVSQICLELTVHAQIEEEILYPEVQAALKDKEMVPEARVEHQSVKDLITAVEGVEPDGEDYEAKITVMGEWVKHHVKEEQNEMFPKVKKSRLDLVEMGERLQQRKEALLAEKMAEMADKGLRH
- a CDS encoding CapA family protein — encoded protein: MRGMIRWWVGAAVLALQVSVQASPLLQCELVQGSSQLQLQVRPVTDPYGVPRVPMGRFFFKPLWVDDGTQPPYVRLSTYVGADLIRQDALAVPDSATAEPTTGWQRVYAPGLGQELSYRCSFQQASAPRSAPAGAGPVRFAFVGDMQLDDGPGRVIRRGKDPFAPFAPWLAQADVRVGNLECVVARGGQKEPFKPFTFRAHPRVLPVLARHMDVVALANNHSGDFGPAAFSEMLGLLQRQGVAYFGGGNNLAQAHTPLIIERNGLRIALLGYNEFMPRRFEADVDRPGIAWSEDEQVWLDIQRARQQADLVIPMMHWGQEHEHLANARQRALAHLMIDAGADAVVGGHPHVTQDLEIYRGRPIVYSLGNFLFDGFSDDDNNTAWLLDLQLDHEGVTRLQVVSGHIDRDGVPHPRPLVASPCWRRGEAKVSSCRPEREEGGKQLTENQQGPRP
- a CDS encoding VOC family protein translates to MQTLSHTLKFNHVSFPSRDVAATAGFFERHLEWQSTPMGRSRVLKGHGFDVVIEDATDRPVQWPGNFHIGFELPSLSALESLYHRFKAAGVELVTGLISHERGSRFFCRAPGGVMVEINTREDAAAPFRAGFGRD
- a CDS encoding AraC family transcriptional regulator, which encodes MQISPTTLPLSDGQLWLPTYELSGCVVAAMSRRSDATQLAAEADFYNHYPASPYCTVSWWMQGRGEWCDVGGERASAHRRRALPRITFNGPQRRPVTTWCSPPSHGLMLNFRPEALRRLTGVDAGQWLDQWVDAHEVLPPSWHDFLQRVLQAPDDPTRMTLIEQFISPLWRVEQTQSVTRLERIHDWCEDLARRAALSGKGRSARQFERRFKQWLGLPHRELFAMGRAERAFFEALAQDGGQEDIDWPDVAAAAGYADQSHMIRHARRITGFTPAALFKRVKAEPSFWTYRLWGIGAV
- a CDS encoding DUF4336 domain-containing protein, with the translated sequence MTSSILIPVCEDIWQVRQALVVNGVPARTRMTVVRLASGQLWVHSPVALCADLIAQLRQLGPVVAVVAPNCAHHLFAGSFMEAFPQASLYLAPGLARKRPDLLGHSLPDEPGIWQPDLTYHLWRGMPLINETVWFHARSGTLILTDVCQWWRGDALPWQAALWARLTRVRSRMGVPLHVRAMVRDAEAAAASARDILNWPIRRISLAHDAVVEVQAHEQLTLALAPLLR
- a CDS encoding type VI immunity family protein, coding for MATTDTIAELVAANGGAAVLDRIHLPYANPNGGPAAKFGLGAELYLPDIDRKLLREQAAEFLHDFWSTFPQQVNEFLRRDTKRAKRFKGDPRTAIEEDIARQAPETGYSGGLFGDVDIGLQNDDVPPYQAKLLVSRSGDARPSFVQAYMPLASPIEDLHISVLRERFLVWCQRFRPLHGSAGFSLIVCPGMEQNSVYALQLMTRFPGFDFPSTVGFTREVGDVHDRIKSVSWLTALGDDLVAQLGGLATMRQALEPACTLHSYDGGVVIQAGPTPRLGDTHANDIPAEYRLAARFTRPVRFEDYDEGLFRVPKDLNKREETLSWVRRFD